In one window of Microcaecilia unicolor chromosome 9, aMicUni1.1, whole genome shotgun sequence DNA:
- the CFL2 gene encoding cofilin-2 has protein sequence MASGVTVNDEVIKVFNDMKVRKSSTAEEIKKRKKAVLFRLSDDKREIIVEEAKQILVGDIGNTVEDPYGSFVKLLPLNDCRYGLYDATYETRESKKEDLVFIFWAPDNAPLKSKMIYACSKDAIKKKFTGIKHEWQVNGLEDIKDRSTLAEKLGGNVVVSLEGTPLK, from the exons ATG GCTTCTGGAGTTACTGTTAACGATGAAGTCATCAAAGTTTTCAATGATATGAAAGTTCGGAAATCCTCCACAGCTGAAGAGATcaagaaaaggaagaaagctgTTCTCTTTCGCCTCAGCGATGACAAGAGGGAAATCATTGTGGAGGAGGCAAAGCAGATATTGGTGGGTGACATTGGGAACACCGTAGAAGACCCTTATGGATCTTTTGTAAAGTTACTACCACTGAATGATTGCCGATACGGTTTATATGATGCCACCTACGAGACGAGAGAGTCCAAGAAAGAAGATCTggtatttattttctg GGCGCCTGATAACGCACCTCTGAAAAGTAAAATGATCTATGCTTGCTCCAAAGATGCCATTAAGAAGAAGTTCACAG GTATTAAACATGAGTGGCAAGTAAATGGACTGGAGGACATTAAGGATCGTTCAACACTTGCGGAGAAACTGGGAGGGAACGTGGTAGTTTCACTAGAAGGAACCCCCTTGAAATGA